Proteins from one Salvelinus namaycush isolate Seneca unplaced genomic scaffold, SaNama_1.0 Scaffold1319, whole genome shotgun sequence genomic window:
- the LOC120036369 gene encoding proline-rich protein 2-like: MLSGRPKLQIARGPHRPTDAAGVYAIPGPNLDPSPPQGPNLDPSPPQGPNLDPSPPQGPNLDPSPPQGPNLDPSPPQGPNLDPSPPQGPNLDPSPPQGPNLDPSPPQGPNLDPSPPQGPNLDPSPPQGPNLDPSPPQGPNLDPSPPQGPNLDPSPPQGPNLDPSPLQGPNLDPSPPQGPNLDPSPPQGPNLDPSPPQGPNLDPSPPQGPNLDPSPPQGPNLDPSPPQGPNLDPSPPQSPNLDPSPLQSPNLDPSPPQGPNLAPSPLQSPNLDPSPPQGPNLDPSPPQSPNLDPSPPQSPNLDHSPLQSPNLDHSPLQSPNLDPSPPQGPNLDPSPPQGPNLDPSPPQSPNLDPSPPQSPNLAPSPLQSPNLDPSPPQGPNLDPSPPQGPNLDPSPPQGPNLDPSPPQSPNLDPSPPQGPNLDPSPLQGPNLNPSPPQSPNLDPSPPQSPNLDHSPLQSPNLDPSPLQSPTWTLPLHRAPTWTLPLHRAPTWTLPLHRAPTWTLPLHRAQPGPFPSTGPQPGPFPSTEP; the protein is encoded by the exons ATGCTATCTGGGCGACCCAAACTCCAGATAGCTCGCGGGCCCCATCGCCCTACGGATGCTGCAGGGGTGTATGCTATTCCA GGCCCCAACCTGGACCCTTCCCCTCCACAGGGCCCCAACCTGGACCCTTCCCCTCCACAGGGCCCCAACCTGGACCCTTCCCCTCCACAGGGCCCCAACCTGGACCCTTCCCCTCCACAGGGCCCCAACCTGGACCCTTCCCCTCCACAGGGCCCCAACCTGGACCCTTCCCCTCCACAGGGCCCCAACCTGGACCCTTCCCCTCCACAGGGCCCCAACCTGGACCCTTCCCCTCCACAGGGCCCCAACCTGGACCCTTCCCCTCCACAGGGCCCCAACCTGGACCCTTCCCCTCCACAGGGCCCCAACCTGGACCCTTCCCCTCCACAGGGCCCCAACCTGGACCCTTCCCCTCCACAGGGCCCCAACCTGGACCCTTCCCCTCCACAGGGCCCCAACCTGGACCCTTCCCCTCTACAGGGCCCCAACCTGGACCCTTCCCCTCCACAGGGCCCCAACCTGGACCCTTCCCCTCCACAGGGCCCCAACCTGGACCCTTCCCCTCCACAGGGCCCCAACCTGGACCCTTCCCCTCCACAGGGCCCCAACCTGGACCCTTCCCCTCCACAGGGCCCCAACCTGGACCCTTCCCCTCCACAGGGCCCCAACCTGGACCCTTCCCCTCCACAGAGCCCCAACCTGGACCCTTCCCCTCTACAGAGCCCCAACCTGGACCCTTCCCCTCCACAGGGCCCCAACCTGGCCCCTTCCCCTCTACAGAGCCCCAACCTGGACCCTTCCCCTCCACAGGGCCCCAACCTGGACCCTTCCCCTCCACAGAGCCCCAACCTGGACCCTTCCCCTCCACAGAGCCCCAACCTGGACCATTCCCCTCTACAGAGCCCCAACCTGGACCATTCCCCTCTACAGAGCCCCAACCTGGACCCTTCCCCTCCACAGGGCCCCAACCTGGACCCTTCCCCTCCACAGGGCCCCAACCTGGACCCTTCCCCTCCACAGAGCCCCAACCTGGACCCTTCCCCTCCACAGAGCCCCAACCTGGCCCCTTCCCCTCTACAGAGCCCCAACCTGGACCCTTCCCCTCCACAGGGCCCCAACCTGGACCCTTCCCCTCCACAGGGCCCCAACCTGGACCCTTCCCCTCCACAGGGCCCCAACCTGGACCCTTCCCCTCCACAGAGCCCCAACCTGGACCCTTCCCCTCCACAGGGCCCCAACCTGGACCCTTCCCCTCTACAGGGCCCCAACCTCAACCCTTCCCCTCCACAGAGCCCCAACCTGGACCCTTCCCCTCCACAGAGCCCCAACCTGGACCATTCCCCTCTACAGAGCCCCAACCTGGACCCTTCCCCTCTACAGAGCCCAACCTGGACCCTTCCCCTCCACAGAGCCCCAACCTGGACCCTTCCCCTCCACAGAGCCCCAACCTGGACCCTTCCCCTCCACAGGGCCCCAACCTGGACCCTTCCCCTCCACAGAGCCCAACCTGGACCCTTCCCCTCCACAGGGCCCCAACCTGGACCCTTCCCCTCCACAGAGCCCTAA